TGCCTGAtctatttgttttaattttaaactattttcaaaattaattttagtgCAATACGTAAGTAATTAGAAAATAACATCGAAGAAACTTTTAGGCTTTATTAATGTTTGTTAATTATAATGTTAGTTCTTTACTATctacatgttttttttttttagttttgaattgattaatgctaATAATATCTAAGAATAATAGATTTAatgtttttatttgatatatttatgCTCATTATTTAGTTGTATATTTTAGTTttacttatatttttaaatatctatTCACTTAGTGAACTttgcaaaatttttcaaaaaaacttGCATAGCATAGGCCGTTACCATTACGTTACAGAGCCGTAACAGACCTGTTTCCGTTACTCGCGACTGTGACGGCAATTTAAATCTATGATATTGTAGTTTAAAATGGAAAGTTATTAGGAAAAACAAATAAAAGGGACGCAAAATATACCTGTTAGTTGAATTCCTTTTTTAGCACGATAAGACTTATAAAAGTTGTTTTCATTTATGTTCAAAggtgaatttaattttaatataatgaaATATTTTCCAGTTCCATTAGAATATTGTATATCTTGATAGCTTTTCTAATGATATACATTTGTTTATTAATTTCTTGGCCGTTAAAGCTTCGTATGCAGTCAGGATTTTGTGATTGTGACATTGTGTCCATGGTTGTTAAGGGTGCAAGGCTCACCAAAGGGCCTAGGGGTCTTGAAGCCGAGGTGCAAGCGAAGGGGAGTGCCTGAGTGACACATTGCGCAAAgagatttctgcaaaaattcagtattatttaatttcataacaTATTTAAGAAATTAACAATCTacctttagaaaaaaaaaatagttctaTTGCAAAAATTGATAGAATTTAACAACTTTCATAGAATAAATTGTAAGTAAACAAATTAATCACCAATTGAACATACAACAAATTAAACACCTTGAAAAATTGAACATGTACTCAcgaataaattaaaatttgttaagaatagaGGGAGTTACTGATTAACATTTTACATTTGTCAAGAGTAGAGAATAGAGGaagttattaattaaaatttgttacAAGTGAGCCACATTAGTGCATGGATCCAGCATATCCATGCGAGGAAATTGCATTCCCATAGAGGgagttaatttaaataaatttgtcAAGAATATAGAATAGAGGGAGTTACAAGTATGTTAATTTTACGGTTTAAGAGAAAAAAGATTAGGTATAAAAAAAATACCAGAGCAGAATGAAAAGAGATGCAGCCGCAGCTAAGGGTAGGAGGGAAACAAAGAAGATCCAAACAAGGCAGAAGGAGAAGGATTTAAGGCGTGTGGACCCCAGAAATTAGAAGATCGGCCACAAGCGACCTAGGTACAGGTGTTCCTAAAGATCCCTGCAGCGGAGATGGACTTTCTGATGCTTCGATGTTAGATTTTGATAGATCAGAACATTCCAAGTCTAGTGATGGTGGTCTTTGTGTATCAGAAGGCAGAGGTGTAGGTTTACGATGCATGTTGCATCTCAGCCAGTAGACGCAAACCCTTGGGCCAGGTGCGCTTTGCACCTTAGGCGCGCCTCATTGGCAATGCAGTTAAACAATCTAACAACATATGAGATGCACCTTTATAGCTGGCCTAGTTATCATGCTATTATTATATGTTGCTACAATCATTGGCATGTGACTTTCTCTAGTTGGTTGCTGAAGATGATAAGCCTTAGCACAAGCTAGTCAACCTCTTGATTTGGCTCTATCCTTTTTGAATACACAAATTTGTTTGTTAATGATGACTACCAGTGGATAATGGAGATGGTTTGTTCAATCCATGAGCTTCCATCTCTTGCATCtctttttttttcaaccagtGAATTATTTCACCCTTCCGTTGGAAATAAAATGCCGTTCTTGTTAATTTTAACTTCATCATTTTAAATTGAAATGACCTCTCTCCCTTTCTCAATTCCAGCTTCTTAACAAGGAAATTTTAATTGCTTTTTAGGAGATTCTCTCCATTTATTTTTTGTGGTTGTAGTGGATGTGGAAGAGGGTAAATTAGTTCTTCATTTTGTTGATTTGGCCATAATGATGATAATTGACTTTGATGGTAGTGAAATTGCTAATGGCTACAAGTTACAATTTTTTTACATCATGCATTCTCTGTTGGTAATTATTCCTATATTTCTTTTAGGAAATGGATCTCTTAAAAAATCGTAAAAGAAGATACTTGCTGAAAACTCAGTAGCTGTTTTACTGCTTTCTGTGTCACCTACATTGTTTGATAAGTTTATTGCCctcctctttaattttttttcacctCTTTATTGCATGGCTGAGCTTATTCTGGTATTGTTGGTATTTTGGTACAGTACAACTCGTCTACCAATTTATGAAAAGACAAGAAGTTGTACCTGACATTATGCCTATGATAAAACCACAACAATATCATTGTACTGGAGGTAGTGCCCCTCTCTAGGCACTCTATTCATTGATTCAATACTTCATTTTGCCGGGTAAAGAAagggaaataatagaaaatatgatcaaatgaaatttcaatttttccAGTTGTGATGCTGGGTTTTAAGTTGAAGTTTGACTTGGGAAAATAAATTTCTGCCATGATTTGATTTTGGACTTCTGATCTTTCTctgtttctctctctttctctctctctctctctctctctctctctctctcttattttaGTATCCTCATCCGCCTATATTGCAAAGAGAATACATGACTTTACATCCCTTGTTTTCCCTCACATGTATAATAAGGTATAAGACTTCAAGGCATGTTAGTTTGTTTTATTTGGGTGTTTTTTTGATCGCTATCTAAAGATCTCACATAATTAGTAAAGATGGATTATAAGGATAAAAGTAGTGGTTATGTTTTTACCTTGTAATATATTTTCTTCTCAAATTGGATGGATTGACTGTAACATATATGGTATTGTAGACTGATTGGGAGGGTGGTTACTTTCCACTTACACTCCACTTTAGTGAAGATTATCCTAGCAAGCCTCCAAAATGTaaatttcctcaaggtttcttccATCCTAATGTCTACCCTTCTGGAACTGTTTGCCTGTCAATCCTTAATGAAGATAGTGTAAGTGCCTTATGTTGCTTTTGATTCTTGTTCtacagtgtttttttttttttttttcctcccggAATGTGTTATGGAATCTCTTTACTACCTAATACTTGGCATATTTATGTTGTAGGGATGGAGACCAGCCATCACTGTGAAGCAAATTCTGGTGGGTATCCAGGACCTGCTGGACCAACCAAATCCGGCTGATCCTGCACAAACTGAAGGTTATCATCTCTTTATCCAGGTATGCTGACCTCTTGGAAATATGATGATTTCTTTGATGTAACTATCATGCTTTTTAGGTCTCCATTTGTTTTATTGGAGTCATTATTTTCTTGTAAACCTATACTTCAATGTCATAGGTTCAGTTCTAAGTTTGAAAAATGGCAGAAGTGTGGTTGCCTGCTGATGTGTTTTGAGAACACAAACAAGGATGGAAGTTTTTCTACAGAAACCTTCATGGCATTAGAACTCTCCTTCCTTTGTAGATTCAAATTTGAACAGCAAACATCACCTTGGTTGTGTTCTTTATGGTATATGGATGCCAAAAAGACATGCAATAGTATAACCTGATGAGTATTTGAAAAGATGTGGCTGTGTGTGATAGTAGTGTTTGCAGGTGTGGATTGATGGTGTCCTTGAGAGTTCTTGGTTGTTTGAGCAAAGGGGCTTAAACAGAATTATCTTTCACTGTTATTATTTTCATTGGTCTAATGTGcatgaacttgatttaaatgcaGGATGCTGTGGAGTACAAGAAAAGGGTTCGCCAGCAAGCCAAGCAATACCCTCATCTTGTGTAATGTGAAAACTTCTATATCTAAGAACTGCTGGTTTATGGTAACTATTAGTTGCCCCACAATTGTGTAATGTTAAACTAGCTTTTGCTAATAGTTGATGGCATTTGGTAATTGTCACTGGCCTTTATGTGTGACTGCATGGTTGGACTGGCATTTCAGCTCCACAGATTTGGGATTTGGGTTAATCTTCGTTGATATGTCGCAGTATACTGGTCAGCCATTGTTACTCATTGGTGTTTATAGCAgttaaaatctaaaatttaagttatatcaCAATTTCTTTGGTGTGATGGGAAGTCATAATGTATGTACATGATAATTTGGAAATTGAAATTGGATGATTTGCTAGTAAGAAGTGCAGGTTAGGTGTGAAATTTTGATGTGGTAGCAACTGCTTAAGATGGTAGCTTTCTGAAATGCATGACAAGCGTCTGTTTGCCGTTCATTCTTTTTTCGTTCAGTTGTTATTGTCTAATTATTGATGAAATTTAtgcaaattaaatatttttttttgttatattttaaagtatggtataaaatttagtttaatattatatatatatatatatatttatttatttatttatttattttttattgaaatttgaatttgcAAGGGATTCCAGTTCTGGAacctaatttaatattataatttattaatttactatGTGTTAATTTAAtatcattatatttttttttggtagataatttaatatcattatattattgtgtatatgtgtgaattATTTTAGTATCTaaccaattaattaatcttttattttatttttttgaaattagcttttattattattttcgcATTACATCGTCTCTATTTTAATGTTGAACTTATTATTTGatttttccctctcttctttaaatgttatatttgatttaaaaaaaacttttatttttaataattaatactttattattttatacattatatgtcacgacccaacctatgggccggatcggtactaggacctgggccagcctaaagcccccgaggctcgtagtaagcctaactgttcattaacctaactctaaggcccatttgggcccaatatcaagaaaacaaacggacagagttcggccataaaatggacttaccaacggggagttttcgactcacccgacctgtaaacgcaatatatagtcaattggggagctcagctcaccctccacatactcatcaacataataataaatgggagctcagctccctcatccaatccatcaaacatgcatagcatattaagtttacaggttccaaaataataatttagtttacagacccaaatcaaataaacatttctaacacatgcggaaattataagatttaacaagttcatacaaacagtaataattgacctgcgagtgagaaagcaggttaacatcAAAAAAATATCCtcttgtggcctgtaaaaatttttgaacaggagtgagcgttcgactcagagagtaaaatatcaattttaaccataatctctataactatctagtactaatgcaacctgtggagtgaaatgcaacagcaacaacattttcacatcataacatcaaaaaggtaatttggagcactcacgcaccctgtaacatcaatcataatatatgggagctgatcctatacactctcttaaatccaactcgtgcccaagaactcatttcggacttccacttaataaccaaatcgagggtcccagcgaagaactcaagccgtgactacccctcgaaggatcgggtaccagcgaagaactcaagccgtgactacccgtcctatccatagtccacaccacatcacacgcacgccaacgcacgcacactgctccaaattaccacaacaacatcatggcactttaacagttgtcaatgcatcataaatcgtgcctagagtttaactacataaatatatgcatataagtgatgcataggcatgctgaacatataataatatcgaaattacaattaaaattaatattttactcacgactGACGACAATCACCGTGggcggcggaggaagaaggtcatctccgctcacgacaattatattacaattatttaatacaatcgactcaaaacaaacaaagaaaagaccaatacgtcctaagtcgtgctaaaatccgtgagtctcccctatacctaggacctacccaacctgcaaaaggactcaaaacacacttctatattcacaatccatatgtccacaactcaatcccatcacacagcccctcctgggcccatcaaatcaatcatccgttacaatatgtaaaatttcaatttagtccttataattgactatttttgcaaaaactgcctaaataagttctaaaaattctaaaactctgccccgcggtccttagcaacatcactaagctattgcaaaaagaatcataattttctaagctaccacgaatattttatggatttttaatcctatttaagcactagaaaattacgaaaaagcaatgttcggatttacctttgccgattccgacttcagaCGCGCCGctgacgtcgacaatggggctagccaaaacctcggtccaattcggagacttttccggtaacgggtctgtctggccggaatttcACAGACCCGGTCAAGTGTCGAATTTCcatgaatcgaggatacctacacgaagcccataacacgggggttagtacataaatttttcagaattttctaagctcattaaatgctcggaaaaacactacgaagttccgtgggacccactgaaaaacggtgtcgaaaaaatttgaaatttatgtcgccgcgaagctctcgacgagtggagcgtgctggtaccctcggttttctcgtgggattcacggttttcgagaaatctagcccaaaagtcgaaatgggctaaaatcttcccgagcaaaaatcggacaaaccggtcgatggatttcggcgttcttggtgtctatggaaagctctcgtcgagtagatgattttagacacaagacccggtccaattggtggccggatcggccggattttggccggagaagccaAAATGCCGCGAGGGAGGATTCGCATGGCTTCCGCCGTTAGCGCGGCAGTGGTCGGGTGGCAGTGTGGCCTACGGTCGGTAGGGTGGCGAGGAGGTGGCCGGCGGCaagggagggaggagagagaaaatagagagaaaagggagagggaacgacgcgcgcggggaagaaaaagggaagggagccggtccgatccggttcgattcggccggttc
This sequence is a window from Hevea brasiliensis isolate MT/VB/25A 57/8 chromosome 10, ASM3005281v1, whole genome shotgun sequence. Protein-coding genes within it:
- the LOC110657419 gene encoding SUMO-conjugating enzyme SCE1 isoform X1; this translates as MSGGIARGRLAEERKAWRKNHPHGFVAKPETLPDGSVNLMVWHCTIPGKPGTDWEGGYFPLTLHFSEDYPSKPPKCKFPQGFFHPNVYPSGTVCLSILNEDSGWRPAITVKQILVGIQDLLDQPNPADPAQTEGYHLFIQDAVEYKKRVRQQAKQYPHLV
- the LOC110657419 gene encoding SUMO-conjugating enzyme SCE1 isoform X2; the encoded protein is MSGGIARGRLAEERKAWRKNHPHGFVAKPETLPDGSVNLMVWHCTIPGKPGGWRPAITVKQILVGIQDLLDQPNPADPAQTEGYHLFIQDAVEYKKRVRQQAKQYPHLV